From the bacterium genome, the window GCCGCCCTTCCGCCGTTCCTTGCTGCTGCGCCTGCTGCTGCTTGCGTTTTGCTTTGCGCTCGGCATCGGCATCGCAAGCTTCGTCTGGCTCTCGCGCGACCTGCCGTCGACGACGCGGCTGCAGACGATCACGCAGAGCCTCAAGACCCAGGTCTTGGACCGCCACGGCGACGTCTATGGTTCCTTCGGCATCGAGAACCGGGTCGCCATCTCGCTCGACGCGATGCCGGAGCACCTGGTCGACGCCGTGCTCTCAGTCGAGGACCGTCGCTTCTACCGGCATTGGGGACTGGATATCTTGCGCTGGCCCAAGGTCTTGCTGACCGACATCGGGATTCGATTGCGCAGCCGGAGCGCGCCCCTCCAGGGAGCCAGCACGATCTCGCAGCAGCTCGCCCGTGACCTCTTCCTCACGAAGGATCAGAGCCTCGAACGCAAGCTCAAGGAGATGATCCTGACGCTGAAGATCGAGCGCGCCTACGCGAAAGAAGAGATCCTGACGCTGTACCTGAATCAGGTCTACTTCGGGGCCGGCGCCTACGGTGTGGAGTCCGTCTCGCAGACGCTCTTCGGCAGGCCTGCCGCCGAGCTCGACATCGTGCAGGCGGCCCTGATCGCGGGCATGCCGAAGAACCCTGCGGCCTACAATCCGCTGCGCTATCCGGACCGGGCCCGCGAGCGCCGGAATCTCGTCCTCAAGGCGATGGTGGACAACGACTGCCTCGATCGCGGACAACTGGCCGCTCTCCAGGCCGCGCCGCTCGGGCTCCTCGAGCACAAGCCTGAACGTCGGAGCGGGAGCTACTTCCTGGAGTACGTGCGACAGTACCTGGAGAGCCGCTACGGTACCGAGCAGCTCTACCGCGATGGGCTCACCGTAGAGACGACCGTTGATCCCGCGGCGCAGCTGCTGGCCGAAGAGGAGATGGAGGCCTACCTCGAGTACCTCGAAGGTTACATGCACTACCGGCAAACCTACGCCAGCGTCACCGCCCGCATCATTGCGGGCCAGCAGGTGCCGTCCGGCGAGCAGTATCTTCAGGGTGCCGTGCTCGTGATGGACCCGGAGATCGGCGCGATTCGCGCGATGGTCGGTGGTCGCGACTTCACGCAGAGCGAATTCAACCGTGCGGTCCAGGCGCCTCGGCAGCCGGGGAGCGCGTTCAAGCTCTTCGTCTATCTCGCTGCTATCGAGAACGGATTCGCCCCCAGCGACCTGATCCTCGACACGCCTGTATCCATTCCCCTCCCCGGGCAGGCGAAGGCCTATCGGCCACGCAATCACTCGGGCAAGTTCCTCGGCGAGATCACCCTGCGCACAGCCCTTGCCCAGTCGATCAACATCCCGGCCGTCAAGCTGACGAGTCGCCTGGGCCCGGTGACCGTGATCGACTACGCCCGACGACTCGGCATCGAGAGTCCGCTGCCGCCGGTGATGTCACTGGCGCTCGGCGCCGCCGATGTCACCCTGCTCGAACTCACCAGCGCCTATGGCACGATTGCCGCAGGCGGTATCCACAGCGAGCCCTTTGCCATCGTTCGCGTCATCGACCGCTGGGGCCAGGTGCTGGAAGAGCACCAGCCCGAGCGGCGCGAGGTCGTCAACCCACGCAGCAACTCTC encodes:
- a CDS encoding PBP1A family penicillin-binding protein; the encoded protein is MNTVLEPPSRRLPQRRPPFRRSLLLRLLLLAFCFALGIGIASFVWLSRDLPSTTRLQTITQSLKTQVLDRHGDVYGSFGIENRVAISLDAMPEHLVDAVLSVEDRRFYRHWGLDILRWPKVLLTDIGIRLRSRSAPLQGASTISQQLARDLFLTKDQSLERKLKEMILTLKIERAYAKEEILTLYLNQVYFGAGAYGVESVSQTLFGRPAAELDIVQAALIAGMPKNPAAYNPLRYPDRARERRNLVLKAMVDNDCLDRGQLAALQAAPLGLLEHKPERRSGSYFLEYVRQYLESRYGTEQLYRDGLTVETTVDPAAQLLAEEEMEAYLEYLEGYMHYRQTYASVTARIIAGQQVPSGEQYLQGAVLVMDPEIGAIRAMVGGRDFTQSEFNRAVQAPRQPGSAFKLFVYLAAIENGFAPSDLILDTPVSIPLPGQAKAYRPRNHSGKFLGEITLRTALAQSINIPAVKLTSRLGPVTVIDYARRLGIESPLPPVMSLALGAADVTLLELTSAYGTIAAGGIHSEPFAIVRVIDRWGQVLEEHQPERREVVNPRSNSLITSMLESVISSGTGVRARSLGFQHPAAGKTGTTDSNFDAWFIGFSRQYVCGVWVGFDQKRPMGQWMEGSHAALPIWAEIMKGLHADLPPEAFPVPEGIVKVAICPQSGLLSTRYCPGARQEAFSEGQQPTRTCDRHAHGASGRLGTGPDFREIDRRSQEEELPGR